Part of the Catalinimonas alkaloidigena genome is shown below.
GTCCAATTCTAGATTAGGAAATTGTTGACGGATAAATTCTATACGGTCTTCATTACCACAATTGCCCGGACAGGCTTCTACGGTTTCGGATATTTTAATGGCTAATGCTTTGCGGTAGGCTTCATCCAGTAATAAATAATGGGCTTTGTCCAACCCTTTTTGGGCTGCTTTGAACTGTATCAAAATTTTTTCCGGATCTTTTCCTTCATCCAGCATTTTTATCAGACCATCTACCTGGCCTTTGATACTTTGCAGGCGGGTTTTTATATCCTTTGTTAGGTCTTTGGGTATCATAATACTTCGCTTTTTGTTAAAGGTACGTTTCCTTCCGGGGTGGTAAACAACAAATTTTGTGGTTTTTCTAATTTCAATTAAACCATTGACCCGATATCCGATCCCATGGAGGGATAGGAATAAACCATGTTTCGTATATCAGATACTTTAAGTTTTCCACGAATGGCCATCGCAAAAAGGTTGATCATTTCCTCTGCATGAGGCCCGATGATGTGTGCTCCTAAAATGTATCCTTCTTTGTCAGAAATGACTTTATAAGCATAGGTTGATTCATTGATCCGTTTGGCATTGTACCACTTTGATGCAGAGCCGCCTTTTACCTGATATTCAACGCCTGACTCTTTTGCCTGTTCTTCCGTCATGCCAACCGCAGCAAGTGTGGGTAAGGTAAAGACTGCGCTCGGCATTTCCGTATAGTCAGGCTTTTTGGAATTTCCCCGGATAATATTGGCTGCCACTGCATGACCTTCCAATACGGCCACTGGGGTTAGATTAAGCCCCTTGCTAGCAGCCGCATCACCTGCTGCGTACACCCGCTCATTTATTACACTTTGTAGGTATTCATTTACTTCAATTCCTTTCTTTCCGTAGGAAATATTAGCTTTTTCCAGATTAAGGCTATCCAGTTCCGGTACTCTACCGGCTGCATTCACTACCAAATCCGTTTGTATGGTTTTTTCACCATCTTTTGCTTGAGCCTTTACCGTATACCCTTTATCTACTTTTTCAATGGCTACCACTTCTGACTCTAGATGCAAGGCAATCCCCAATTCTTCGGTAGCTTTCACAAGGTGTTTCACAATATCGGGTTCAAAGTTTTCCAAAGGCAGCTTCCCTCTATGCAGGATAGTAACCTTGCTACCTGCTCTGGCAGCCAGATGGGCAAATTCCATAGCTATATATCCACCTCCGATAAACGTAATATATTTGGGAAGTCGTTCTAAATCTAAAAAGCAAGTGCTGTCTATCGAAAGATCACCTCCGGGAATGCCTGGTATTGCAGGTCTTGCTCCCGTTGCAATGACTATTTTCTCAGCTTGAAGCAAATCTTCCCCGATGCGTACCGTGTTTTCCGACTCAAAGCTGGCTGATCCATGATACATTTCTACACCCGCTTTTTCATAGCCCTTCTCCACGCCTTTAGGCATTTTGGAGACAAACTCATTTTTGTAAGCTATCAAATCCTTCCAATTGATGGAGATATCCCCTTCAATACCGATTCCTTTCATTTTATTGGCCCGGTCAATGATCTCAGCAGTTCCTACCAATATTTTCTTGGGGTCACAGCCACGCAAAGCACAGGTGCCTCCATAAGGGCGGGAATCGGTTATGGCAGTTTTTAGTCCTTTTTTGGCGCATTTATTGGCAATGGTCATCCCCGCCATGCCTGATCCGATTATTATTACATCGTATTTTTTCATCCGCAACAATTGTTTTTACTGCCTTCCTGAATAGGTGGGCAAGCGATTGTACCATAGGAACAGTAAACACAGCAATCTCCATCTTCAGGCCTGATTACTTCTTTACAATTTTCACATTCGTAGAAATACTGACATGCATCTGTGGGCATGGTTTCCTCTTTCTCGTGTCCACAGTAGGGACAGGTAATAATGGATTGTAAAATGATTTCTTTCTCCATGCTAATTCTCGTTAGGTTTGTCAACTACTTTGTATCCGGTCTTATTAATTGCTTCTACAATCTGTTCCTCTTTTACTTTTTCAGGGTCATACTTAACTACTGCATTCTCATTTTCATAAGAGGCTTTTACTTCCTGAACTCCTTCTAATTTGCCAACCTCATTGTTGACATGAGACTCGCATCCCGAGCAAGTCATTCCTTTTATCTTGAAAGCTGCTTGTTTGACATCTGACGGCTGTTCGTCAACTACTGAACTTGAACTATCCGAATCAGGATAAAAAATTTGTGAGTAACTAGGAAAGGCGAGCATTAACCCTACAAAAACGGTGACAATGCCAAGAAATCTCTTTGATTGCCAAAATGAAGGTTTCTCATCTTCCTCACAGGCACATTCAATGCCTTCTTTTGTCCATGGTTTTAATTTCTGATACCAGGCAAAAGCCAAAACCCCAATTGTCAGTGCTATTAAATAGGGTCTGAATGGCTCCATCCATGAAAAGGTGGCGGCAATACCGCTGATACCTGCTAGCAATGAAAAAACAGGAGTAATGCAACATAATGAAGCTATAATTGCTGCGAATAATCCAGCACCAGCGCTTTTAGTTGATAAATCTGTCTGTTTGGAATGTTGGTTACTTGTATTCATGATGCAGTAGATTTTTGTTCACTTAGAGCAAGACTTTTTAAAATTGGGTTGATTACCTTCAGGTTTTCTTCATGAAGTGAATAGAAAACCGTTTGCCCCACCTTCTCACTGGTTACAAGACCTCCTTCTCTCAATTTCTTTAAATGTTGGGAAATGGCAGGCACGGTCATTTCCAAAATGTCACTCAGGTCACAGGGACATAGCTTTAATTCCCTGCTGAGTAGGTAAAGGATTTTAAGCCTGACCTCATTGCCCGATAAGCTCAAGGCATTGGCAACACTTGCGATTGATGGCTTCACACGGTCTATTTCGATTTTACATTGCTGGATCTGCTCAACATCTGCAAAAACACGAATACACGATTTACTCATATCTCTTAATATTTAAGCAACTACTTAAATAACGAAGATAAGAGATTAAAGTTTAAGCAAATGCTTAAATACTTTAATGCGCTCTCGGTGCGTACATAATGATTAACATACCAAGAAGGGCGATTATCCCACCAATAATGTCATACCGATCCGGAATAATACCATCTACTTTCCATCCCCACAGTATGGCCATGATTATGAAGATTCCACCATAAGCCGCATAAACACGGCCGAAATTAGCAGGTTGCCAGGTAGCAACTACACCATAACCAATGAGGATTAGGCTTCCAATAGCACCAACCCACCACGATTTGTTTTCCCTTAAGGCAGATCAAATAGCCCCCGCCTATCTCACAAAGTCCTGCCAGAATAAATAAGAAAATAGACTTTAAGATTGCAATCATAAAGAAATATAGTAACCTGAACTTAAAAACAAAAAGTGTAAGAAGCGTAAAAATATCCTAGCGGGCTTTCCTAAAAGCCTCGTATAAGCATCTAGCAATACACTTTCTTCCACGACTTTGGAGGCTTTCTCCACATTGTATGAGAGTTTGCGATGGTAGAGCTTGTGGGTATGCCCAAATAGAGTGATGGATTTTGAGTTTGGTGGTGATACCTTGTGAGTATCAATTGCTAGTAGCGA
Proteins encoded:
- a CDS encoding GDCCVxC domain-containing (seleno)protein produces the protein MEKEIILQSIITCPYCGHEKEETMPTDACQYFYECENCKEVIRPEDGDCCVYCSYGTIACPPIQEGSKNNCCG
- a CDS encoding dihydrolipoyl dehydrogenase family protein, whose product is MKKYDVIIIGSGMAGMTIANKCAKKGLKTAITDSRPYGGTCALRGCDPKKILVGTAEIIDRANKMKGIGIEGDISINWKDLIAYKNEFVSKMPKGVEKGYEKAGVEMYHGSASFESENTVRIGEDLLQAEKIVIATGARPAIPGIPGGDLSIDSTCFLDLERLPKYITFIGGGYIAMEFAHLAARAGSKVTILHRGKLPLENFEPDIVKHLVKATEELGIALHLESEVVAIEKVDKGYTVKAQAKDGEKTIQTDLVVNAAGRVPELDSLNLEKANISYGKKGIEVNEYLQSVINERVYAAGDAAASKGLNLTPVAVLEGHAVAANIIRGNSKKPDYTEMPSAVFTLPTLAAVGMTEEQAKESGVEYQVKGGSASKWYNAKRINESTYAYKVISDKEGYILGAHIIGPHAEEMINLFAMAIRGKLKVSDIRNMVYSYPSMGSDIGSMV
- a CDS encoding ArsR/SmtB family transcription factor; the encoded protein is MSKSCIRVFADVEQIQQCKIEIDRVKPSIASVANALSLSGNEVRLKILYLLSRELKLCPCDLSDILEMTVPAISQHLKKLREGGLVTSEKVGQTVFYSLHEENLKVINPILKSLALSEQKSTAS
- the merTP gene encoding mercuric transport protein MerTP, with translation MNTSNQHSKQTDLSTKSAGAGLFAAIIASLCCITPVFSLLAGISGIAATFSWMEPFRPYLIALTIGVLAFAWYQKLKPWTKEGIECACEEDEKPSFWQSKRFLGIVTVFVGLMLAFPSYSQIFYPDSDSSSSVVDEQPSDVKQAAFKIKGMTCSGCESHVNNEVGKLEGVQEVKASYENENAVVKYDPEKVKEEQIVEAINKTGYKVVDKPNEN
- a CDS encoding metal-sensitive transcriptional regulator produces the protein MIPKDLTKDIKTRLQSIKGQVDGLIKMLDEGKDPEKILIQFKAAQKGLDKAHYLLLDEAYRKALAIKISETVEACPGNCGNEDRIEFIRQQFPNLELDNLTTMMNEIAKLKQRIGSDNGQEKE